In Deltaproteobacteria bacterium, the genomic window TGGCGGTTATGGCCGTGTCCAGGGTGGACTGGGAGAGAACGTAACCGGCGAATTCCACCTTTCCGGCAAAGGAAATGTCCACTGACTTCATGGTGACTATGAGCATCAGAAGAAGGCCCAGAAGGTCCAGGACCCGCTCTGCGGCCACCGTGGCCAAAACCCCGAAAAACGTGGCCCCGTGCCGCTGGTGAAGGATGGCCGGCCTGGCGAACTCCCCCACCCTTGCAGGCAAGATGCAGTTCATCATGAAACCGATCATCATGGGATGAAGGCATTCCCAAAATGAAAGGCGCGCGATGGGGTGTAAAATGATCCGCCAGCGAATGACCCTTAATATGAAACTTAAAACCAGCACGCCGAAAAGAGGAACGAACCACCAGTAGTTGAGGCTTCCAAGATAACCCGAAAGCCCGGCCAGGGGCACGTTTTTGAAGGAAACGTAAAGGGCCGCAACAGAGATCACGGCCCCCACGAAAAAGGATATGACGAGTTTCCTTCGGCTCATTTCCGTTCCAGTATTTCGCGGGCGCGTCCGATGTCCTTTTCTATCTGGGCCGAAAGCGCCCCTATCCCGTCAAAGCGGATTTCGCCTCTAAGGCGCTCGATGAAATCCACGGTGATATTGTGGCCGTAAAGATCGCCCGAAAAACCGAGCAGATGGACCTCCACCGTGAAAAGGCCGTCTCCGAATGTGGGCGCGACCCCTATGTTGGCCACCCCGTTGAAGCGGCACCCGTTCCAGGCCACCACCACGGCGTAAACCCCGGCAGCCGGGCAGATTTCATCGGTCAAAACGATGTTGGCGGTGGGAAAGCCCAAAACCGCCCCGCCCCGCTTTCTGCCCGGAACAACCTTCGCCCGCACCTGGTAGGGCCGCCCAAGAAGCCGGGCCGCGTGGGCGACCTCTCCGTCCTGAAGAAGGTTCCTTATGCTGGTGGAGCTTACCCTCTCCCCGTCAGGCCCCAGAACCGCGATCCAGGGGAGAACCACCACCTCGAAGGGAAGCGAGCGGGAGAGGTTCTGCAAAAATTCCACCGTGCCCTTTCTGCCTTTGCCGAACCCGTAATCGGGCCCCACAACCAAAATCTTGACCCCCAGGCGTTTGATGAGCACTTCCCTTACAAAGGTTTCGGGCTCAATCTCGGCAAACAGGGCGGTAAACGGCACGCACACGAGG contains:
- a CDS encoding bifunctional riboflavin kinase/FAD synthetase; translated protein: MRVFQTLDEIEKPFQNAVITIGNFDGVHVGHQALFSEVIKRASEIEGIACAMTFEPHPLRFLKTKNPPPLITLYEHKVELIAETGIENLVCVPFTALFAEIEPETFVREVLIKRLGVKILVVGPDYGFGKGRKGTVEFLQNLSRSLPFEVVVLPWIAVLGPDGERVSSTSIRNLLQDGEVAHAARLLGRPYQVRAKVVPGRKRGGAVLGFPTANIVLTDEICPAAGVYAVVVAWNGCRFNGVANIGVAPTFGDGLFTVEVHLLGFSGDLYGHNITVDFIERLRGEIRFDGIGALSAQIEKDIGRAREILERK